A section of the Lineus longissimus chromosome 1, tnLinLong1.2, whole genome shotgun sequence genome encodes:
- the LOC135492174 gene encoding glutathione S-transferase omega-1-like, protein MIGLHTKTTSPIRRVSQHLRSRGFRVQSVAMGEKCYTRSSGAECPPLTKDKVRVYSMRFCPFAQRTRLVLAHKNIPNECINIHLRDKPTWFLEKYDYGTVPLIEINDKIIPESLVTCEYLDDVYPEPKLMPSDPYIKAKHNVLIQRYSKLISKYYKELRSKEGGDVFAELKYFEEELAAVKGDFIGGEKPLFVDFMIWPWCERFDLIPTFSEARETYPKFAAWVDAMKQIPAVQACMLSKDLHMGFYKTYPDNANYDYGL, encoded by the exons TTCCGAGTCCAGTCCGTCGCCATGGGAGAAAAATGTTACACCCGCAGTTCAG GTGCCGAGTGCCCACCGTTGACTAAAGACAAGGTGCGCGTCTACAGCATGAGATTTTGTCCATTTGCCCAGAGAACAAGACTGGTGCTGGCTCATAAGAATATTCC AAACGAGTGTATCAACATCCATCTAAGGGACAAAcccacctggttccttgagaaGTACGACTACGGGACTGTCCCCTTGATTGAGATTAACGATAAGATCATCCCCGAGTCACTGGTTACTTGTGAGTACCTGGACGACGTCTACCCCGAGCCGAAACTGATGCCATCTGACCCATACATCAAGGCGAAGCATAACGTACTCATCCAGAGATACAGCAAG TTAATTTCCAAGTACTACAAGGAGCTGAGGTCCAAAGAGGGTGGAGATGTATTTGCTGAACTGAAATATTTTGAAGAAGAGCTGGCGGCTGTTAAGGGAGACTTCATTGGAG GGGAAAAACCGTTATTTGTCGATTTCATGATATGGCCCTGGTGTGAACGATTCGACTTAATACCCACGTTCTCTGAGGCCAGAGAGACATACCCAAAGTTTGCAGCATGGGTAGACGCGATGAAGCAGATACCGGCGGTTCAGGCATGCATGTTAAGCAAGGATTTACATATGGGGTTCTATAAGACTTATCCAGATAATGCTAATTATGATTATGGTCTTTAG